One genomic window of Sardina pilchardus chromosome 15, fSarPil1.1, whole genome shotgun sequence includes the following:
- the LOC134102337 gene encoding ephexin-1 has protein sequence MSTNSNVNRPTVPPRPQVPPKPDLRGAQWRRSTDIIVRTEAGEEGAQDRKRQLAKHKSLPAVVNGSLTLSQSAGQNPGQANTQETPASPVRVRPIPKPRRRKTAQNSLALSEGSADREMSILESQSTRSSAYNPSETTATQSTCHSYCPCACHRTPESTPKCDAHKLSYMPPPPEDNTIHLEYWHIVQPGKRKPSRTPPSIPLPCLPLREVPESLLPTTGESEEPDILEPVYMEVASDDEEHSSQITSNPTESSIQSVEIPTFQNGNTRSSPCPGRKSLPSMMNMNCKITDKIHPDHQDMDGIPKKVYQHCQEEKQNTESVKSKGKRKKLSPLELLLSPFQSKHQAKRVADQKDSTTTCDSQMSSTEDNLQEHSPTEISVSNPDKKPGVQEDTCLSSSEEETERRKVEDSEIVSRRGRCPTLEGLWQERSIVKKKGILSQLSKEQLLLQECLYEVVTTEHTYLKSLDVVVEHFLESPELNQVLEPRDRKSLFSGISKIRQMSQNFLHDMKEELNSNLFCDTCKVIQRYATGPFGAYVDYIRNMPYQEQTLHHLEQRSPQIIGILRKLQEDPRCNRLSLKSYLVLPFQRVTRLKILVEAILKKTEPGSQGQASAEGALKGVSKIVEACNREVGKMKQMEELVRIANKAEFECKALPLVSSSRWLLKQGELAQLSAKENIFGQRKLFPIYLFLFNDLLLLATRKGPDRFVVRDHAHRSLVEIISVEDEEDLEGCERDRTFQLALLKNHRGGTSHLLLQAPSQAEKASWMGMLTQRKDGDEEIYEEWDCPQVQCTVAYQAQHQGELSLQLGDIINVIQKTTEGFLEGWRVDGERGWFPAACVVEITNEHVQRRHLRQRYHVMQAANRVLCRRLGNDKTGTACFR, from the exons ATGTCCACAAACTCTAACGTTAACAGGCCCACAGTACCCCCCAGACCACAGGTCCCTCCTAAACCTGATCTCAGGGGTGCGCAATGGCGGAGGTCCACCGACATCATCGTCAGGACAGAGGCGGGAGAGGAGGGAGCGCAAGACCGGAAGCGACAGCTGGCCAAGCACAAGTCCTTACCAGCTGTGGTCAATGGGAGCCTTACACTGAGCCAGTCAGCTGGTCAAAACCCTGGTCAAGccaacacacaggaaacaccaGCCTCTCCAGTCAGAGTTAGACCAATACCCAAACCACGTCGACGGAAGACAGCACAAAACAGTCTAGCTCTGTCTGAGGGCAGTGCTGACCGAGAGATGTCTATTCTTGAATCTCAGTCAACAAGAAGCAGCGCAT ACAATCCCAGCGAGACTACCGCGACCCAGTCCACCTGCCACTCATACTGTCCTTGTGCCTGTCACCGCACGCCTGAATCCACACCCAAGTGCGATGCTCACAAGCTATCCTACATGCCCCCTCCACCAGAGGACAACACCATCCACCTAGAGTACTGGCACATCGTCCAGCCTGGAAAGAGGAAACCTAGCCgtacccctccctccatcccactTCCATGTCTCCCGCTGCGAGAAGTGCCAGAATCATTGCTACCAACGACAG GTGAATCTGAGGAGCCTGATATATTGGAGCCTGTATATATGGAGGTGGCCTCCGACGACGAGGAGCACAGCAGTCAAATAACAAGTAATCCCACAG AATCATCAATTCAGTCTGTTGAGATACCAACATTTCAGAATGGAAACACCAGATCTTCTCCGTGTCCTGGGAGGAAGTCTTTGCCATCAATGATGAATATGAATTGCAAAATCACTGACAAAATTCATCCTGATCATCAAGACATGGATGGAATTCCCAAAAAGGTCTACCAACACTGTCAAGAAGAGAAACAGAACACTGAGTCAGTAAAATCcaaagggaaaagaaagaagcTCTCCCCTTTGGAACTTCTGCTGTCCCCATTTCAGAGTAAGCATCAAGCAAAGCGGGTAGCAGACCAGAAGGACTCCACAACCACCTGTGACAGCCAAATGTCTTCAACGGAGGACAATCTACAGgagcactctcccacagaaatatCTGTGTCAAACCCAGACAAGAAACCTGGAGTTCAGGAGGACACGTGTTTGTCTTCCTCAGAGGAGGAGACTGAGAGGCGCAAAGTGGAGGACTCAGAAATAGTGTCCAGGAGGGGGCGATGTCCTACACTGGAGGGGCTGTGGCAGGAACGCAGCATAGTGAAGAAGAAAGGGATACTCAGCCAGCTCAGCAAAGAGCAGCTCCTCCTTCAAGAG tgcttgTATGAAGTGGTGACCACAGAGCACACATACTTGAAGAGTTTAGATGTAGTTGTTGAGCATTTCCTGGAGTCCCCAGAGCTCAACCAAGTCCTAGAGCCCAGGGACCGCAAGTCTCTCTTCTCAGGCATCTCCAAGATCCGACAGATGAGTCAGAA CTTTCTTCATGACATGAAGGAGGAGCTGAACTCCAACCTCTTTTGTGACACCTGTAAGGTCATCCAGAGGTATGCCACAGGGCCTTTCGGTGCGTATGTTGACTACATCCGCAACATGCCCTACCAAGAGCAGACTCTACACCATCTGGA ACAAAGGAGTCCCCAAATAATAGGAATTCTACGAAAGCTTCAAGAGGACCCTCGCTGTAACCGCCTGTCACTCAAATCTTACCTGGTTCTCCCTTTCCAGCGGGTCACACGTCTCAAGATCCTAGTTGAG GCTATTCTGAAGAAAACTGAGCCAGGGTCTCAAGGTCAGGCGTCGGCTGAAGGAGCCCTAAAGGGTGTTTCCAAG ATAGTTGAGGCATGCAATCGTGAGGTTGGCAAAATGAAGCAGATGGAGGAGCTGGTGCGCATTGCAAACAAAGCAGAATTTGAGTGCAAG GCTTTGCCGCTGGTGTCCTCCTCTCGGTGGCTGCTGAAACAGGGGGAGCTGGCTCAGCTCTCCGCAAAGGAGAACATCTTTGGCCAGAGAAAGCTCTTTCCCATTTACCTTTTCCTCTTCAATGACCTGCTGCTCCTAGCCACAAGGAAAGG GCCAGACCGTTTTGTGGTGCGCGACCATGCCCATCGCTCCCTTGTAGAGATCATCAGtgtggaggatgaggaggacctGGAAGGGTGCGAACGCGACAGAACGTTCCAGCTCGCCCTCCTGAAGAACCACAGAGGAGGCACCTCACATCTCCTGTTGCAAGCCCCCTCTCA AGCAGAGAAAGCCAGCTGGATGGGAATGCTGACACAGAGAAAAGATGGTGACGAAGAGATTTATGAGGAGTGGG ACTGTCCTCAGGTCCAATGCACCGTGGCCTACCAAGCACAGCATCAGGGTGAACTGAGTTTACAGCTGGGTGACATCATTAATGTAATCCAGAAGACCACCGAAG GCTTTCTGGAGGGCTGGAGGGTGGATGGAGAACGTGGTTGGTTCCCAGCAGCTTGCGTTGTGGAGATCACCAATGAGCATGTGCAGAGGCGCCATCTTCGTCAGCGCTACCATGTCATGCAAGCAGCCAATCGAGTGTTGTGTCGACGTCTGGGAAATGACAAGACAGGGACCGCCTGTTTTCGATAG